The following proteins are encoded in a genomic region of Saccharopolyspora antimicrobica:
- a CDS encoding amidase encodes MSAASEHADLIGGGVTAIAARVRGGELSSRELVSACLAQAAALDDLNTHITVAENAAERAGELDRQLAERGPVGPLHGVPVSVKDNYTTSGIRTTGGMAVLRDWIPDTDAAVVQRLTDAGAIVLGKTNMHECSFGITSDNPHFGPVRNPHDPTRSAGGSSGGSGAAVAARIVPAAMGTDTGGSVRIPAAVCGAVGLKPTHGRLPLEGVLRVSAGFDVAGPITRDVTDAALMMHVLTGGETVPPGELPTDPAALRGVRIGVPVGDYWADNHPEVERLHRAAAQRFADAGAELREVTVEHAEIGSETGFLIVSPESVVLVAELFRERGLGSVEERLGSFGADVAALLGSQVGPNASPVPAHAYLTAVGETVPAIRRGYLTALSDVDVLLSPTTPSPAIPLAQSGRMEHNGSAVDPFPTFSRYTFGASVVGLPAISVPAGLTGDGLPVGVQLIGAHHAESTLLRLARAFELTAG; translated from the coding sequence ATGTCAGCAGCTTCGGAGCACGCCGACCTGATCGGCGGCGGGGTCACCGCGATCGCGGCTCGGGTCCGCGGCGGCGAGTTGTCCAGCCGGGAGCTGGTGTCGGCCTGCCTCGCGCAGGCGGCGGCTCTCGACGACCTGAACACCCACATCACCGTCGCCGAGAACGCCGCCGAACGCGCCGGGGAACTCGACCGGCAGCTCGCCGAGCGCGGTCCGGTCGGCCCGCTGCACGGGGTTCCGGTCAGCGTCAAGGACAACTACACCACCTCGGGCATCAGGACCACCGGCGGCATGGCCGTGCTGCGGGACTGGATCCCGGACACCGACGCCGCGGTGGTGCAGCGCTTGACCGACGCCGGTGCGATCGTGCTCGGCAAGACCAACATGCACGAGTGCAGCTTCGGGATCACCTCGGACAACCCGCACTTCGGCCCGGTGCGCAACCCGCACGACCCGACGCGCAGCGCCGGTGGTTCCAGCGGTGGTTCCGGCGCGGCGGTCGCCGCCCGCATCGTGCCCGCCGCCATGGGCACCGACACCGGCGGCTCCGTGCGCATCCCAGCGGCGGTCTGCGGCGCGGTCGGGCTGAAGCCGACCCACGGCCGGTTGCCGCTGGAGGGTGTTCTGCGGGTGTCCGCGGGTTTCGACGTCGCCGGGCCGATCACCCGGGACGTCACCGATGCCGCGCTGATGATGCACGTCCTCACCGGTGGCGAGACGGTGCCGCCGGGCGAACTGCCCACCGATCCCGCAGCGCTGCGCGGTGTCCGCATCGGTGTCCCGGTCGGCGACTACTGGGCGGACAACCACCCGGAGGTCGAGCGGCTGCACCGGGCAGCCGCCCAGCGGTTCGCCGATGCGGGTGCCGAGCTGCGGGAGGTCACCGTCGAGCACGCCGAGATCGGCAGCGAGACCGGATTCCTGATCGTCTCCCCGGAGTCGGTCGTCCTGGTGGCGGAGCTGTTCCGCGAACGCGGGCTCGGCTCGGTCGAGGAACGGCTGGGCAGCTTCGGCGCCGACGTCGCCGCGCTGCTCGGCAGCCAGGTCGGCCCGAACGCCTCGCCCGTCCCCGCCCACGCGTACCTGACCGCGGTCGGCGAGACCGTGCCCGCCATCCGCCGCGGATACCTGACCGCGCTGTCCGATGTGGACGTGCTGCTCTCGCCCACCACCCCGTCACCGGCGATCCCGCTGGCGCAGAGCGGCCGGATGGAGCACAACGGGAGCGCGGTCGACCCGTTTCCGACCTTCTCCCGCTACACCTTCGGCGCCAGCGTGGTCGGACTTCCGGCGATCTCCGTCCCGGCCGGGCTGACCGGCGACGGCCTCCCCGTGGGAGTGCAGCTCATCGGTGCCCACCACGCCGAATCGACGCTGCTGCGCCTGGCCCGGGCGTTCGAGCTCACCGCGGGATGA
- a CDS encoding glutamine synthetase family protein has product MGDRIPASEPVGLGDVVAGLRADGVELVELSFVDNAGNVRVKGVPLDRLPAAARFGVGASPCFETFTFDDVMLRGRYLGGPDGDLRLVPDLDRLVRLAAMPGWAWAPADKYTQDGGRFVGCQRDFAARQVRAAADDGLTAFAAFEHEWALGRADSEEFVPAFGGPGYGQMRLEATAEYARELVAALRAQGLEVQQFHPEYALGQVELSVAAVGPVAAADDAVLVRHTVRALSGRHGWRASFAPCLVPGGAGSGGHLHLSVRDADGNLFAGGSGPHGLRPAGESFLAGVLRELPALVAIGAGNPASFLRLEPSRWAGVWQVWGREAREAALRLVTGTTGTQQWAANVEVKCFDGTANPYLAVGAVLAAGLAGAREGLQLPAEVTGDPAVLDERDRVAAGIHRLPTNAAAAADALAGSAVLAEAMGPELHDAMLTVRRAEAERYADAGPEEIVAATRWRW; this is encoded by the coding sequence ATGGGTGATCGGATTCCGGCGTCCGAGCCGGTCGGGCTGGGTGACGTCGTCGCGGGATTGCGCGCCGACGGCGTGGAACTGGTCGAGTTGTCCTTTGTGGACAACGCGGGGAACGTGCGGGTGAAGGGCGTGCCGCTGGACCGGCTGCCCGCGGCGGCGCGGTTCGGGGTCGGGGCCTCGCCCTGCTTCGAGACGTTCACCTTCGACGACGTGATGCTGCGCGGGCGGTACCTGGGCGGCCCGGACGGCGATCTGCGCCTGGTGCCCGACCTGGACCGGTTGGTCCGGCTGGCGGCGATGCCGGGCTGGGCCTGGGCGCCCGCCGACAAGTACACCCAGGACGGCGGCCGCTTCGTCGGCTGCCAGCGGGATTTCGCCGCGCGGCAGGTCCGGGCGGCAGCCGACGACGGCCTGACGGCCTTCGCGGCTTTCGAACACGAATGGGCTCTGGGGCGAGCTGACAGCGAGGAGTTCGTCCCGGCCTTCGGCGGCCCCGGCTACGGCCAGATGCGCCTGGAGGCCACCGCCGAGTACGCGCGAGAGCTCGTCGCAGCCCTGCGCGCCCAGGGTCTGGAGGTCCAGCAGTTCCACCCCGAGTACGCACTCGGCCAGGTGGAGCTGTCGGTGGCCGCGGTCGGTCCGGTGGCCGCGGCCGACGACGCGGTGCTGGTCCGGCACACCGTGCGCGCGCTGTCGGGACGCCACGGCTGGCGCGCGAGCTTCGCCCCGTGCCTGGTGCCCGGCGGCGCCGGTTCCGGTGGTCACCTGCACCTGTCGGTGCGCGATGCGGACGGGAACCTGTTCGCCGGCGGCAGCGGCCCGCACGGGCTGCGCCCGGCGGGGGAGTCGTTCCTGGCCGGTGTGCTGCGAGAGCTCCCCGCACTGGTGGCCATCGGTGCGGGCAACCCGGCGAGCTTCCTGCGCCTGGAGCCCTCCCGCTGGGCCGGTGTGTGGCAGGTGTGGGGCCGGGAGGCGCGCGAGGCGGCGTTGCGGCTTGTCACCGGGACGACCGGCACGCAGCAGTGGGCGGCCAACGTCGAGGTGAAGTGCTTCGACGGCACCGCGAACCCCTACCTCGCGGTCGGCGCGGTGCTCGCGGCCGGGCTGGCCGGTGCGCGCGAAGGGCTCCAGCTGCCCGCGGAGGTCACCGGCGATCCGGCGGTGCTGGACGAGCGCGACCGGGTGGCGGCCGGAATCCACCGGCTGCCCACGAACGCCGCGGCGGCCGCCGACGCGCTGGCGGGATCGGCGGTGCTGGCCGAGGCGATGGGCCCGGAGCTGCACGACGCGATGCTCACCGTCCGCCGCGCCGAGGCCGAGCGCTACGCCGACGCCGGCCCGGAGGAGATCGTCGCCGCCACCCGCTGGCGCTGGTGA
- a CDS encoding TetR/AcrR family transcriptional regulator — translation MPEVTNPPARNTRPRNRRALITAAAADLFYRQGYARVGMSDIAEAVGVGSSALYRHFAGKQQLLTRVVLDELRPFSEITAEVTDLDQVVERLAAAALEHRQLGVLWQREARQLPEEQRDALRKELREVASGLAEVARAFRPELTGQDARFRAWCTFSVLTSPSYHQVDLPRREFEQLLRAMVVVIGEQSPHRFAERRDDSEQRSALFAGRASRRRLLLAAAMRLFSDAGYTKVTTEDVGAAAGIAGPSLYNYFASKQELLGTVITRGNAWLEVELERTLASTPAAADALRELLRSYITFAFDHGRFIDILVSEVNHLPDAERHRARQTQHAYVAEWVGLLCEARPELDQVRSRILVQAALTVANDMARTGAVRDVEALLAVGAALMLDTPIG, via the coding sequence ATGCCTGAGGTGACCAATCCGCCTGCCCGGAACACGCGTCCGCGCAACCGGCGCGCGCTGATCACCGCGGCCGCCGCGGACCTGTTCTACCGCCAGGGCTACGCGCGGGTGGGCATGAGCGACATCGCCGAGGCCGTCGGCGTCGGCTCCTCGGCCCTGTACCGGCACTTCGCCGGGAAGCAGCAGCTGCTGACCCGGGTGGTGCTCGACGAGCTGCGCCCGTTCAGCGAGATCACCGCCGAGGTCACCGACCTGGACCAAGTGGTGGAGCGGCTCGCCGCGGCCGCGCTGGAGCACCGCCAGCTGGGCGTGCTCTGGCAGCGCGAGGCCCGGCAGCTGCCCGAGGAGCAGCGCGACGCGCTGCGCAAGGAGCTGCGCGAGGTCGCCAGCGGCCTGGCCGAGGTCGCCCGCGCCTTCCGGCCGGAGCTGACCGGGCAGGACGCCCGGTTCCGCGCCTGGTGCACCTTCAGCGTGCTGACCAGCCCGTCCTACCACCAGGTCGACCTGCCGAGGCGGGAGTTCGAGCAGCTGCTGCGGGCGATGGTGGTGGTCATCGGCGAGCAGTCCCCGCACCGGTTCGCCGAGCGCCGCGACGACTCCGAGCAGCGCTCGGCGCTGTTCGCCGGCCGCGCCTCCCGGCGCCGGCTGCTGCTGGCCGCCGCGATGCGGCTGTTCTCCGACGCCGGCTACACCAAGGTGACCACCGAGGACGTCGGCGCGGCGGCCGGGATCGCCGGGCCGAGCCTCTACAACTACTTCGCCAGCAAGCAGGAGCTGCTCGGCACCGTGATCACCCGCGGCAACGCGTGGCTGGAGGTCGAGCTCGAGCGCACCCTGGCCAGCACCCCGGCCGCCGCCGACGCGCTGCGCGAGCTGCTGCGCTCCTACATCACCTTCGCCTTCGACCACGGGCGCTTCATCGACATCCTGGTCAGCGAGGTCAACCACCTGCCGGACGCCGAGCGGCACCGGGCCCGGCAGACCCAGCACGCCTACGTCGCCGAGTGGGTCGGGCTGCTGTGCGAGGCGCGGCCCGAGCTGGACCAGGTGCGCTCCCGGATCCTGGTGCAGGCGGCGCTGACGGTGGCCAACGACATGGCGCGCACCGGCGCGGTCCGCGACGTGGAGGCGCTGCTGGCCGTCGGAGCGGCCCTGATGCTGGATACCCCGATCGGCTGA
- a CDS encoding acetyl/propionyl/methylcrotonyl-CoA carboxylase subunit alpha, whose product MDVTPISKVLIANRGEIAVRVIRACKDEGIASVAVYAEPDADALFVRLADEAFALGGSTPGESYLNIDKIIDVAKRAEADAVHPGYGFLSENADFAQAVLDAGLIWIGPSPQAIRDLGDKVTARHIATRAGAPLVPGTKDPVSGADEVVAFAEEHGLPVAIKAAFGGGGRGLKVARTIEEIPELYASAVREAETAFGRGECFVERYLDRPRHVEAQVLADQHGNVVVVGTRDCSLQRRHQKLVEEAPAPFLSDEQHRTIHEAARAICAEAGYYGAGTVEFLVGMDGTISFLEVNTRLQVEHPVSEETTGIDLVRGQFRIAEGAKLEHTEDPKPRGHSIEFRINGEDAGRGFLPAPGTVTRFVAPHGPGVRVDAGVESGSVIGGQFDSLLAKVIVTGADRQQALERSRRVLDEMVVEGMATVLPFHRAIVRDPAFTGTDGFTVHTRWIETEFDNTIEPFTGGAEAAEPEARQSITVEVGGRRLEVTLPAELAVSGAAPASKAKPRKRSASKAGAAVSGDAVTAPMQGTIVKVSVTDGQQVEAGEQIAVLEAMKMENPVTAHKAGTVTGLSAQPGDSVSQGTTLCELKD is encoded by the coding sequence GTGGACGTGACGCCGATCAGCAAGGTCCTGATCGCCAACCGCGGTGAGATCGCGGTGCGGGTGATCCGCGCCTGCAAGGACGAGGGCATCGCCTCGGTCGCGGTGTACGCCGAGCCGGACGCGGACGCGCTGTTCGTGCGGCTGGCCGACGAGGCCTTCGCGCTGGGCGGGTCGACGCCCGGCGAGTCGTACCTGAACATCGACAAGATCATCGACGTGGCCAAGCGCGCCGAGGCCGACGCGGTGCACCCCGGCTACGGGTTCCTGTCGGAGAACGCCGACTTCGCCCAGGCGGTGCTGGACGCGGGCCTGATCTGGATCGGCCCGTCGCCGCAGGCGATCCGCGACCTCGGCGACAAGGTCACCGCCCGGCACATCGCCACCAGGGCCGGTGCGCCGCTGGTGCCCGGCACCAAGGATCCGGTGTCCGGCGCCGACGAGGTGGTGGCCTTCGCCGAGGAGCACGGCCTGCCGGTGGCCATCAAGGCCGCGTTCGGCGGTGGCGGCCGCGGCCTGAAGGTCGCCCGGACCATCGAGGAGATCCCCGAGCTCTACGCCTCGGCGGTGCGCGAGGCCGAGACCGCCTTCGGGCGCGGCGAGTGCTTCGTGGAGCGGTACCTGGACCGCCCGCGGCACGTGGAGGCCCAGGTGCTGGCCGACCAGCACGGCAACGTGGTCGTCGTCGGCACCCGCGACTGCTCGTTGCAGCGCCGCCACCAGAAGCTGGTCGAGGAGGCCCCGGCGCCGTTCCTCAGCGACGAGCAGCACCGCACCATCCACGAGGCGGCCCGCGCGATCTGCGCCGAGGCCGGCTACTACGGCGCGGGCACCGTGGAGTTCCTGGTCGGCATGGACGGGACGATCTCGTTCCTGGAGGTCAACACCCGGCTGCAGGTCGAGCACCCGGTGTCGGAGGAGACCACCGGCATCGACCTGGTGCGCGGCCAGTTCCGCATCGCCGAGGGAGCGAAGCTCGAGCACACCGAGGACCCGAAGCCGCGCGGCCACTCCATCGAGTTCCGCATCAACGGCGAGGACGCGGGCCGCGGCTTCCTGCCCGCGCCCGGCACCGTGACCCGCTTCGTCGCGCCGCACGGCCCGGGCGTGCGGGTGGACGCGGGCGTGGAGTCCGGCAGCGTGATCGGCGGGCAGTTCGACTCGCTGCTGGCCAAGGTGATCGTGACCGGTGCGGACCGGCAGCAGGCGCTGGAGCGCTCCCGCCGCGTCCTGGACGAGATGGTGGTGGAGGGCATGGCCACGGTCCTGCCGTTCCACCGCGCGATCGTGCGCGACCCGGCGTTCACCGGCACCGACGGCTTCACCGTGCACACCCGCTGGATCGAGACCGAGTTCGACAACACCATCGAGCCGTTCACCGGTGGCGCCGAGGCCGCGGAGCCGGAGGCGCGCCAGAGCATCACCGTCGAGGTCGGCGGTCGCCGCCTCGAAGTGACGCTGCCCGCGGAGCTGGCGGTCTCCGGCGCTGCCCCGGCGTCGAAGGCCAAGCCGCGCAAGCGTTCCGCGAGCAAGGCCGGAGCGGCGGTCTCCGGTGACGCGGTGACCGCGCCGATGCAGGGCACCATCGTCAAGGTGTCGGTGACCGACGGCCAGCAGGTCGAAGCCGGCGAGCAGATCGCGGTCCTGGAAGCGATGAAGATGGAGAACCCGGTGACGGCCCACAAGGCGGGCACGGTCACGGGCCTGTCGGCCCAGCCGGGCGACTCGGTCTCCCAGGGCACCACCCTCTGCGAGCTCAAGGACTGA
- a CDS encoding family 43 glycosylhydrolase: MPNSHLNRRTLLLGTASTVGLAAALPGLTWSRGLSRQQEYPPNWPGMKPYGAADTRKDLWPRADNSRVLALELRPRDEELGRVWIRDTYVNCFVVDGKPCYVATGTTRAAGLEGAAPWNDGIFVWIAESVDGPWKLVDTTGVRPGAEKGKVWSPEFAGENEPGRTVVAPWQEYWRDQEYGKRGNVWAPEVHHFRGAWYIVACMGDHSRKVGSFMLKSEGGVEGPYRVVEGNLDKPFGDLAPGGPEWIDPAVYHHIDGGLYTEGGKAWLVLHNHLYSEFRDDMEDIVQRTDLPRFEQAPYSPEPYLEGAHVLKHEGKYYLVHAAWNRKSKNPDGSTRHAYNTPEGERYQYDAIIAVADKFEGPYSKRWTAGVGAGHNNLFVDAEGQLWATFFRNPVAGHWADPARKDDAAVAGVVRMEWTGPEGNRIYVQRRRG, translated from the coding sequence ATGCCCAACTCGCACCTGAACCGGCGGACCCTGCTGCTGGGTACCGCGAGCACCGTCGGACTGGCGGCCGCACTGCCCGGACTCACCTGGTCGCGCGGGCTTTCGCGGCAGCAGGAGTACCCGCCGAACTGGCCGGGCATGAAGCCCTACGGCGCCGCGGACACCCGGAAGGACCTGTGGCCGCGGGCGGACAACTCCCGCGTTCTCGCACTCGAACTCCGCCCCCGCGACGAGGAACTCGGGCGGGTCTGGATTCGCGACACCTACGTCAACTGCTTCGTCGTCGACGGCAAGCCGTGCTACGTCGCCACGGGAACCACCCGCGCTGCCGGTCTCGAAGGCGCGGCGCCGTGGAACGACGGCATCTTCGTCTGGATCGCTGAATCCGTGGACGGGCCGTGGAAGCTGGTGGACACCACCGGTGTCCGGCCCGGTGCGGAGAAGGGCAAGGTCTGGTCACCGGAGTTCGCCGGTGAGAACGAGCCCGGGCGCACCGTCGTCGCCCCGTGGCAGGAGTACTGGCGCGACCAGGAGTACGGCAAGCGGGGCAACGTGTGGGCGCCGGAGGTGCACCACTTCCGCGGTGCCTGGTACATCGTCGCGTGCATGGGCGATCACTCCAGGAAGGTCGGCTCGTTCATGCTCAAGAGCGAGGGCGGCGTCGAGGGCCCGTACCGGGTCGTGGAGGGCAACCTGGACAAGCCGTTCGGCGATCTGGCGCCCGGCGGGCCGGAGTGGATCGACCCGGCGGTCTACCACCACATCGACGGTGGCCTCTACACCGAAGGCGGCAAGGCGTGGCTCGTGCTGCACAACCACCTGTACTCGGAATTCCGGGACGACATGGAGGACATCGTGCAGCGGACGGACCTCCCGCGGTTCGAGCAGGCACCCTACTCGCCGGAGCCGTACCTCGAAGGCGCCCACGTGCTCAAGCACGAAGGCAAGTACTACCTGGTGCACGCCGCCTGGAACCGGAAGTCCAAGAATCCCGACGGCAGCACGCGGCACGCCTACAACACGCCCGAGGGCGAGCGGTACCAGTACGACGCGATCATCGCGGTCGCGGACAAGTTCGAAGGCCCGTACTCGAAGCGCTGGACCGCCGGTGTCGGAGCCGGTCACAACAACCTCTTCGTGGACGCCGAAGGACAGCTGTGGGCGACGTTCTTCCGGAACCCGGTCGCCGGTCACTGGGCGGACCCGGCGCGGAAGGACGACGCCGCGGTGGCCGGCGTGGTCCGGATGGAGTGGACCGGCCCGGAGGGCAACCGGATCTACGTCCAGCGCAGGCGGGGATGA
- a CDS encoding DUF885 domain-containing protein — MQPVGDDAERAYPDRLAAIPGYLAVAAERHRAGAAAGRLPLAYLGRAAVASLDRYLADPDPLRAPTLNGSRVAERERLLDGVVGKAFARYREVIDTELVPCGRPDEQPDLCWLPEGGAVYEALSRVHTTTERTPDDLHRTGLALIEELAAEYVEIGSRVFGATTADEVRERLRADPALRWESPEEVLSTARETVERAERAAAGWFRRVPAGRCAVQPVPDNEAPSVSAYYNRPALDGSRPGTYFANTYRAEEREKSQAVDMLSHTPMSEVDVHVEVDRYVEWPGQALSYMVGRLEIQRLRAGAERELGTAFDLAAFHDLVLTNGPLPLTVLAGVVENWADRSVAAPRGQRRQGEQ; from the coding sequence GTGCAGCCGGTCGGGGACGACGCGGAACGCGCCTACCCGGACAGGTTGGCCGCGATCCCGGGCTATCTCGCGGTCGCCGCCGAGCGGCACCGGGCGGGTGCGGCGGCTGGTCGACTTCCGCTGGCCTACCTGGGACGTGCCGCTGTGGCGAGCCTCGATCGGTACCTCGCGGACCCGGACCCGCTCCGTGCGCCCACGCTGAACGGGTCGCGCGTCGCTGAACGCGAGCGCCTCCTGGACGGCGTGGTCGGCAAGGCGTTCGCGCGCTATCGCGAGGTGATCGACACCGAGCTGGTGCCGTGCGGGAGGCCGGATGAGCAGCCGGATTTGTGCTGGTTGCCCGAGGGTGGGGCGGTGTACGAGGCGCTGTCCCGCGTGCACACGACCACCGAACGCACGCCGGACGACCTGCACCGGACGGGTTTGGCCCTCATCGAGGAACTAGCGGCGGAGTACGTCGAGATCGGCTCGCGGGTCTTCGGCGCCACGACCGCCGACGAGGTGCGGGAACGGCTCCGCGCGGACCCGGCGCTGCGGTGGGAGAGCCCGGAGGAGGTGCTGAGCACGGCGCGCGAGACCGTCGAGCGCGCGGAGCGGGCGGCGGCGGGCTGGTTCCGGCGGGTTCCGGCCGGACGTTGCGCTGTGCAGCCCGTTCCCGACAACGAGGCGCCCAGCGTGTCCGCCTACTACAACCGACCCGCGCTGGACGGCTCGCGGCCGGGAACCTACTTCGCCAACACCTACCGGGCCGAGGAGCGCGAGAAGTCGCAGGCGGTCGACATGCTCTCGCACACACCGATGTCCGAAGTGGACGTCCACGTCGAGGTCGACCGCTACGTCGAGTGGCCGGGCCAGGCGCTGTCGTACATGGTGGGGCGCCTGGAGATCCAGCGCCTGCGAGCCGGTGCGGAGCGCGAACTCGGCACCGCCTTCGACCTCGCGGCCTTCCACGACCTCGTGCTCACCAACGGCCCGCTGCCGTTGACGGTGCTGGCCGGGGTCGTCGAGAACTGGGCCGACCGATCAGTCGCAGCACCTCGCGGGCAGCGTCGGCAGGGTGAGCAGTGA
- a CDS encoding acyl-CoA carboxylase epsilon subunit, with protein sequence MSHDADAVPERPVLRIVRGDPDEVELAALTAALTGLAAAKAASAEPQPEPMSRWGDPAAAVRHPAGRRPLRPGPHAWRASALPG encoded by the coding sequence ATGAGCCACGACGCGGACGCGGTGCCGGAGCGGCCGGTGCTGCGCATCGTGCGCGGTGATCCCGACGAGGTCGAGCTCGCCGCGCTGACCGCCGCGCTGACCGGGCTGGCCGCGGCCAAGGCGGCCTCGGCCGAGCCGCAGCCCGAGCCGATGTCGCGGTGGGGCGATCCCGCCGCGGCGGTCCGCCACCCCGCCGGGCGGCGGCCGCTGCGCCCCGGTCCGCACGCTTGGCGCGCTTCGGCGCTGCCGGGCTGA
- a CDS encoding acyl-CoA carboxylase subunit beta codes for MSSATEPVGQPPADVPDIHTTAGKLADLYRRNDEAVHAGSERAVAKQHAKGKYTARERIDLLLDPGSFVELDEHARHRSTNFGLDSNRPYGDGVVTGYGTVDGRKVCVFSQDFTVFGGSLGEVFGEKIVKVMDLALKTGCPLIGINDSGGARIQEGVAALGLYAEIFKRNTHASGVIPQISLIMGPCAGGAVYSPAITDFTVMVDQTSHMFITGPDVIKTVTGEDVTFEDLGGARTHNSRSGNAHYLAADEDDAIGYVKELLSFLPSNNLAEAPVFDADIAEGAIADSITDLDRELDTLVPDSPNQPYDMLQVISRVVDDEDFLETGALFAPNIITGFGRIEGRPVGVVANQPTQFAGTLDIDASEKAARFVRTCDAFNIPVLTFVDVPGFLPGTDQEWNGIIRRGAKLLYAYAEATVPLVTVITRKAYGGAYDVMGSKHLGADINLAWPTAQIAVMGAQGAVNILYRRQLAEAADNGEDVEAVRARLQQEYEDTLCNPYVAAERGYVDSVIPPSFTRGYVARSLRMLRDKRESLPAKKHGNIPL; via the coding sequence ATGAGCAGCGCGACGGAGCCGGTCGGTCAGCCGCCGGCGGACGTGCCGGACATCCACACGACCGCGGGCAAGCTGGCGGATCTGTACCGGCGCAACGACGAGGCGGTGCACGCCGGCTCGGAGCGCGCGGTGGCCAAGCAGCACGCCAAGGGCAAGTACACCGCCCGCGAGCGGATCGACCTGCTGCTGGACCCGGGCTCGTTCGTGGAGCTCGACGAGCACGCCCGGCACCGCTCCACCAACTTCGGCCTGGACTCCAACCGCCCCTACGGCGACGGCGTGGTGACCGGCTACGGCACCGTCGACGGCCGCAAGGTGTGCGTGTTCTCCCAGGACTTCACCGTCTTCGGCGGCTCGCTGGGCGAGGTCTTCGGCGAGAAGATCGTCAAGGTGATGGACCTGGCGCTCAAGACCGGGTGCCCGCTGATCGGCATCAACGACTCCGGCGGCGCGCGGATCCAGGAGGGCGTCGCGGCGCTGGGCCTCTACGCCGAGATCTTCAAGCGCAACACCCACGCCTCCGGCGTGATCCCGCAGATCTCGCTGATCATGGGCCCGTGCGCGGGCGGCGCGGTGTACTCGCCCGCGATCACCGACTTCACCGTGATGGTCGACCAGACCTCGCACATGTTCATCACCGGCCCGGACGTGATCAAGACGGTCACCGGTGAGGACGTCACCTTCGAGGACCTCGGCGGCGCCCGCACGCACAACTCCCGCTCGGGCAACGCGCACTACCTGGCCGCCGACGAGGACGACGCGATCGGCTACGTCAAGGAACTGCTGTCGTTCCTGCCGAGCAACAACCTCGCCGAGGCGCCGGTCTTCGACGCCGACATCGCCGAGGGCGCGATCGCCGACTCGATCACCGACCTCGACCGCGAGCTGGACACCCTGGTCCCGGACTCGCCGAACCAGCCCTACGACATGCTCCAGGTCATCTCCCGCGTCGTCGACGACGAGGACTTCCTGGAGACCGGTGCGCTGTTCGCGCCGAACATCATCACCGGCTTCGGGCGCATCGAGGGCCGCCCGGTGGGCGTGGTGGCCAACCAGCCCACCCAGTTCGCGGGCACCCTGGACATCGACGCCAGCGAGAAGGCCGCCCGGTTCGTGCGGACCTGCGACGCGTTCAACATCCCGGTGCTGACCTTCGTCGACGTGCCGGGCTTCCTGCCGGGCACCGACCAGGAGTGGAACGGCATCATCCGCCGCGGCGCGAAGCTGCTCTACGCCTACGCCGAGGCGACGGTCCCGCTGGTCACCGTGATCACCCGCAAGGCCTACGGCGGTGCCTACGACGTGATGGGCTCCAAGCACCTGGGCGCGGACATCAACCTGGCCTGGCCGACCGCGCAGATCGCGGTGATGGGCGCGCAGGGCGCGGTCAACATCCTCTACCGCCGCCAGCTGGCGGAGGCCGCGGACAACGGCGAGGACGTCGAAGCGGTGCGGGCGCGGCTGCAGCAGGAGTACGAGGACACCCTGTGCAACCCCTACGTCGCAGCCGAGCGCGGCTACGTCGACTCGGTGATCCCGCCGTCGTTCACCCGCGGCTACGTGGCGCGGTCGCTGCGGATGCTGCGCGACAAGCGGGAGAGCCTGCCCGCCAAGAAGCACGGCAACATCCCGCTGTGA